The Coffea arabica cultivar ET-39 chromosome 10e, Coffea Arabica ET-39 HiFi, whole genome shotgun sequence region GTACTCCTATTAATGAAATGAGAGCAGAATAAAATGGCCAACTACTCCTTTTGCTGTTAATAAAGACATTGCCAATAATTGTTTGATATGCTGTTTATCTGCATCATAAAAAGAACAGGACATCTCCAGTAAAACGGATTTGTATTTCCTTGGTTCTGCTACATTGTGCGGTTCAAATTCACAAAGATACCACAGGTTTCCTAATATCCAGTGACAAAGTCAAGAATCATGCTCATTCAATCCTACAACTACAACACTTTCTTCTTGTGTGCATCTAAAGGACTCGAGATATTTCTTTATCAGTCAAAAATTTGATATTGGCCTTGCTTCTGAGAGCAAATAATGTTCTTCGACTGTGAGTCTGTGACTCAAACAAAACACTAGAACAAAGGGGACACATTCTTCTTGTCGCTCCTTCATGAACCAATTACTATGTGGATTCGCGGTAGAGATCCTTCAAGTGTATTCATGGCAACCAGGTATACAGATTAGGCACTGGGGTTTTATGGAGGGTCAATTTGAAGGACCAGTTACATTTTTGTGTCACTTTGACCATGCATACACTAGGATGATCTAAAACTGTTGTATTGAAAACAGCTTGATCAGCACTCTTCAGATTGTGAGGGTGCAGCTCTTTTATGAACCTGGACATCACAACATAGGTGGTGATGAACATGGCTCAACCAttaccatttttttctttttttcccttcttcttctgATAGTGTAATTACTAGAAGAATAAAACGTAGAACCAATTCTTATAGACTTCTAAATTCTGTCTATCTCTGCTtcaaacaaaataacaaaacttTGAATAAAGTTTCATGAAATGTGCAACTGTTTCACTAAGACTAAATGTGTTAGGAAATtagcttaatttcttttaaacagATTTCTTGTattgtgtggaagtaactagtttcctaattggttttagttacttaaCATAGTAGCTAAcgaattttctattttgtttaggattagaagttatttcctattctgtataaaactaggaattagaattgatttccaattattatttgatttttggccaaataatgttctctataaataggtgggttggcatactacaTAAGAGACACACAAGGACACACAAGAGCAACATGTAGCCTTACACATGGGGTGCGAGGGGGTTtttgggagatgagagatggtatacaagggttgggtttgggttcaAGTTGTTGTGTTGTATAAGGGTTGGATTTTCTTCTCTCCATGGAcgtaggctcaatggtggagtcgaaccatgttaaatattgtgtgttgtctatctttcatgcttgtgacttgtttgctattaaattgttatgtacttgatatTTCAATAGTTGTTTGCTCCGCACTTAGATCTGACAAAATGGATATGAAGTGTGGAAGTGTTTCACTAGGACTGAACTTAAGCCACATACTGCAGTTTAAATCATATACAATGAAAAGAGTTAATACGAACCAACTAAATTGAATGTATTCTTTCTTTTCTGACTCCAATATAAAATGGAACAAGCACTAAAACATTTGGAACAAATATCATGTTCCCCTCTTCTATGTTCCTCTGCTGGTGGACGTTATTTTCATGGAATTTGTTAAAAAATGAGTACCTCTTTGACTGTTGAGCTGCAAAGTGTCAGTACTGTGTGTCACAGGTATATTCCCCAAAACCGATTAAAATGCTGCACTAATCTCATTTTGAAAGAAGATTGGATCTTGTAGTGATTTGAATAATTTGTTAATTAAACACTACCATCCATCGAATTTGGTCCataacaggaaaaaaaaaaatgtttctcAACATGTTCTCCTTTCGTTGATTAGGTGAAACTGCCTTGAAACTTCTTTGATATTCACTGCATCGAGTAGTTGTAATACTTAAATTATTCCGATCAAAGTTATCGTTGAAAATGGTAAGCTAATACGACCCGCAAAAACACAACTTGTGCTCTATATACGAGTGGCAACAGATGATAGTGTGGTAATTCACAAACATCGTAACCTTATCCAGTCATAAAAATGGCAGTTGAAGCAGAAAAAACTAAGTACAGGTCCTATCTTAGTGAAGAAGAAGAGGTGAAGAACATCCACTGGAGATATGGTCCTCCTAATTATGATCTTGTAGACAAGCTCTTTGAAGAAGGCCGAACTAAGGTCTGGTTATTCATACTATTTTATATCTTCAAGATACAAATGTACTCCTAATAACTACTCTGGAAGTTTATGAAATTAAAACTATGTTACTCTTGTTGCTTCTGCTTCTATTGTATTGGTAGATATGGCCTGCTGGATCGCTCGAAGACAAAGTGCAGAGGCTGGTGAAAACATGGGAAATGGAGGTTTTCCACAAAGCCAACCCTGCTGAGTATAAGACAATAGATACAAAGAATTATACTATCAGCGTCAATGGTAGGCAACAGACAATAAATCTTGTTATTGTTCACTAGGCTACAGATGCCAGTAAGACTCATAGTTTTGCAACTGATGAATTTTCAGGAAGGAAACCTCTAACCatagaagaaaaaggaaaactagGGGGAGGCTACAATGTGCTATTGCAAACCGCCTTGCCAGAGGAATTCCGGGCTTATGATCCAGCTAAAGAAACCATGGAATCAGCTCTCAAGGTTTTCAGGACTACATTTCCACGTGGATTCGCTCTGGAGATCCTTCACGTATATTCAGGGCCGCCGGTGATAGTATACAAGTTCAGGCATTGGGGTTTCATGGAAGGTCCTTTTAAAGGAAATTCCCCAACCGGAGAAATGGTTGAATTTTTTGGGATGGCCATTTTTGAGGTACCTGTGCTAATACCATTTATCCAACTTCCAGTTTTACTCTCTTTGTTTTCTTCATCCAACTAATACTATCCTAATAATTGGATTTGTTCTCAAATTATGGTCCCGGAACAGTTGAATGAGAACTCCAAGGTTGTGAAGGTGCAGTTCTTCTACGACCCTGGACAACTACTTGAAGGCCTTCTGAAGGGCAAACCATCTGATGAATATAAGATTGAGGCACCTTCTACCTGCCCATTTTTGCTACAGCAGAGTAACTTAGACAAATGAGCTTGAATCAATCCTGAAGTGCATTTCTTTGAGTTTCAAGTCAGATCAGAGTAAAGATAATATCAGGACCCTTTGATCATCTGTACTCCATTACTTTAGTTATACTAATTAAAATTTCTCAGCTGTTGAGAGTTTGAGCCAAGTTTCTTGTATTCTACCCTTTCCCTTGCCTCTCAAGTTTTATTTACTGACAATATGCTTATAGATAGCCAACCTCCTATCTAGTTTGATGTTGAGCTGTAAGGCATCACAGGCTCTTcccaaaatccaaaattgaaGCCAAGAACCACGCTGGTGTAAAACCCTGAAATCATACTATCGTTTTCTTGATCCTTCACCTCATTACCAAGATTGCCAGACTTGGGATCCTGAGGTTGATCATCTCCTGCACAAACTTTCAATAATAGGATGCCGGAGTCCAGCATTCCTTGTATATGCACAAACTcatattattgaaaaaaaataaaagaaaagaaaaaatcctATCCAGAACGAGGGAACAAATTGGTTACAAATATTGTATAATGCTATTAATTAAGCTGAGTTAAATTAACATGCCACTTAGCAACAGTCTTACACAGATTTCGCTGCGCCACTAAGTCATGTATCTCATGGCATCATATTTTTCTATTTCGGCAAAACTCTATGCTAACTACTAGTGACATCTTCGTATTTGTCCTGGCTAGTCCTATCAATTTATACATATGAAGAAAA contains the following coding sequences:
- the LOC113711631 gene encoding pathogen-related protein-like, yielding MAVEAEKTKYRSYLSEEEEVKNIHWRYGPPNYDLVDKLFEEGRTKIWPAGSLEDKVQRLVKTWEMEVFHKANPAEYKTIDTKNYTISVNGRKPLTIEEKGKLGGGYNVLLQTALPEEFRAYDPAKETMESALKVFRTTFPRGFALEILHVYSGPPVIVYKFRHWGFMEGPFKGNSPTGEMVEFFGMAIFELNENSKVVKVQFFYDPGQLLEGLLKGKPSDEYKIEAPSTCPFLLQQSNLDK